In one window of Palaemon carinicauda isolate YSFRI2023 chromosome 2, ASM3689809v2, whole genome shotgun sequence DNA:
- the LOC137618518 gene encoding uncharacterized protein, whose translation MPAVQCPIDNCNYVTPDLSDAIVAALLTAHCINHTAAARPGAAAQHAQVEKVKRPTITAAGTTEEWSYFLIRWDEYVNATAINGQEAVVQLLECCEDQLRKDVTRVAGGSLLAKPIAEVIAAIRALAVREENVMVGRVTLHNMRQDRDEPIRAFGARLRGQAGICKFLLDCPSCDSEVNYTEPIIQDILIRGIEDQEIQLDLLGHTNQNMTLEEVFRFVERKEAGKRSASLFTESPSTDASSSYKKFNRTRIVKHDLNKPASDVSCSYCGKTGHGRKAPASLRKSECPAFDKTCLSCNKLHHFASVCRKKSPQASGIQSHAAIQPEDNAVFNELCSVTTYHNNSSITLDHHQYDAMSKSWIKRPSGPQPFINLKISTSSEDYSHFGFKLHAPPKAAVARVMADTGCQSCLAGIHALNKLHIKHSDLIPVNISMKAANSKGINILGAVILRFTGTNNRGKLVETRQITYVTDNSDKIYLSKEGCIALGIISSTFPCIGEATQETSSTNIQTEECSCPQRQLPPPPPQKLPFAATEANREKLQKFLLEHYASSTFNTCEHQKLPMMSGPPLKLMIDPHAEPVAVHTPIPVPLHWQDEVKQGLDQDVNLGVLEQVPIGEPVTWMSRMVVCAKKNGKPRRTVDLQALNLHATRETHHTPSPFHQARAVPAGKRKTVLDAWNGYHSVPLRPEDRHLTTFITPWGRYRYCTAPQGYIASGDGYSRRYDELVGHIPNKTKCIDDTLLWADNIEESFFQTVQWLDICGHNGIILNPDKFVFSANTVQFAGFEITPDCVRPCEKYLSAIRDFPTPKNITDVRSWFGLINQVSYAFSMTKRMTPFRNFLRPGNPFCWDRHMDTLFEESKDHIIDEIKRGVQIYDKEKSTCLATDWSKSGIGFWLTQKHCLCTPTRPFCCKSGWKTTLIGSRFTHPAESRYAPIEGEALAVVEALNKTRFFVLGCPSLFIAVDHKPLLKIFGDRSFEDISNARLRNLKEKTLRYRFEMVHVPGTKHKAADTLSRHPTGNGPPMKLRLQDDIASMHSCSDEIKDDIDSALQCAHVTSLQTLGSVTWDKVQTATNSCPDFQHLISLIENGIPEAKNDVPPHLHEYHKFRHELYTVDGVVIYKDRIVIPPTLRKQVLQALHAAHQGITSMTARADSSVFWPGISKDLQDTRMNCYHCNRIAPSQPALPPHPQNPPAYPFQHICADFFHYKGQQYLVVVDRYSNWPVIERAADGATGLINSLRRIFATYGIADELSSDGGPEFSAKITQDFLQAWGVDHRLSSTYFPHSNCRAEVGVKIAKRLLTDNTGPTGDLNIDAFQRAVLQYRNTPDKETKVSPAMCIFGRPIKDFIPILPGKYNPHPTWRSTLAQREEALRNRHMRMAEYWTEHTKRPPPLRVGDNVRIQNQTGPNPLKWDKTGVVSEVRQFDQYIVRVDGSGRATLRNRQFLRKYIPAIPRRPRLTIGYPIPQHEKSRHRPSSPPEPDTEPHSTDRLEVPHPAPTSPTDATPPPSPRPQSPITPVHHPQAPDAALHDAHPDASPNNFFQAPPSALPDRPQRLRKKCCAGGAVHVPQPTRPQRFLLGTLKIDDRRSDKCNSGGSLGGALHSSVPLSPILPASEGSSHLLTAFFPLPLWYRAHHAPHLSGKVKPGDLFDLSVDPNQLEAALAYGPAWSLGQ comes from the coding sequence atgcctgctgtacaatgccccatcgacaattgcaattatgtgacccccgacctgtctgacgccattgttgctgccctactgaccgcccattgcataaaccacacagctgctgctcgaccaggtgctgcagcgcaacatgcacaagtggaaaaggttaagaggcctaccatcactgccgcaggaaccactgaggaatggtcatattttttaataaggtgggatgaatatgtaaatgccacagccattaacgggcaagaagctgttgttcagctgctagagtgttgtgaagatcaattgcgTAAAGATGTAACTAGAGTTGCTGGAGGCAGCCTCCTCGCAAAACCTATTGCCGAAGTCATTGCTGCCATTCGAGCCCTAGCCGTACgtgaagaaaatgtaatggtgggacgggtcacactccataatatgaggcaagacagagacgaacccatccgagcatttggagccagattaagggggcaagctggtatatgtaaattcctcctagattgcccttcctgcgatagtgaagtgaattatactgagccaattattcaggatatccttatcagaggcattgaagaccaggagatacaacttgacctgttgggtcacacaaatcaaaacatgacactagaagaagtttttagatttgttgaaagaaaagaagccggtaaacgctcagcgtctttattcacggaatccccaagcaccgatgcctcaagttcgtacaaaaaatttaaccgaaccaggattgtgaaacatgacttaaataaacctgcttctgatgtgagttgctcttattgtggtaaaacagggcatggcagaaaggcccctgcaagtctcagaaaatcagaatgccctgcatttgataaaacatgcctttcttgcaataaattacaccattttgcttcagtttgcaggaagaaatcacctcaggcaagtggaatacaatcacatgctgcaatccaacctgaagataatgctgtgtttaatgaactttgttctgtcaccacatatcataacaactcatccattacacttgatcaccatcagtatgacgctatgtcaaaatcatggattaaaaggccctctgggccccaaccattcattaacctcaaaatatccacttcctcagaagactattcccacttcggcttcaaacttcacgccccaccgaaagcagcagtggctcgagtaatggcagacacaggctgtcagagttgtctggcaggtatccatgctctgaataaacttcacatcaagcattctgatctgattccagttaatatctccatgaaagctgccaacagtaaaggcataaatattctaggagccgttattcttcgctttacaggtaccaacaacaggggtaaattggttgaaaccagacaaatcacctatgtcaccgacaactctgacaagatttacttgagcaaagagggctgcatcgccttaggtataatctcttccaccttcccctgcattggcgaagcgacacaggaaacatcatcgactaatattcagacagaggaatgctcgtgcccccagagacaactccccccaccaccaccccaaaagttaccattcgctgcaacggaggctaatagagagaagttgcagaagttcctcctagagcactacgcatccagcacttttaatacatgtgaacaccaaaagctacccatgatgtcaggacccccgttaaaattaatgattgatccacatgctgaaccagtagcggtacatacccctatacccgttccccttcactggcaggatgaggtaaaacaaggactggaccaggatgtgaacctaggagtcctcgaacaggtgcccataggcgagcctgtcacatggatgagccgtatggtagtttgcgccaagaagaatggtaaaccacgtcgcacagtagatctgcaagccctcaacctccatgccactcgcgaaacacaccacacaccatcccctttccatcaagctcgtgcagtgccagcaggtaaacgtaaaaccgtcttagatgcctggaatggataccacagcgtaccgctacggcccgaagaccgtcacctaaccacattcatcacaccatggggccgctacaggtattgcacggccccacaaggatacatagcttctggtgacggctattccagacgatacgacgaactggtcggtcatatcccgaacaaaaccaagtgcatcgatgacacgttgctctgggcagacaacatagaggagagtttcttccagacagtacaatggttagatatttgtggtcataatggtatcattttaaatcctgacaagttcgttttttcagctaacactgtccagtttgcggggtttgaaatcacaccagattgcgtccggccatgtgagaaatatttgtctgcaatacgcgatttccccacaccaaaaaacataaccgacgtgcgctcctggtttggcctcatcaatcaagtctcttatgccttctctatgaccaaacgcatgaccccgtttcgtaactttttgcgccctggcaaccctttctgttgggacagacacatggacaccctttttgaggaatctaaagatcacataatcgacgaaatcaagaggggcgttcagatctacgataaagaaaaatcaacatgccttgctaccgactggtccaaatcaggcattgggttctggctcacccaaaaacactgcctgtgcacaccaacccggccattttgctgcaaatcgggctggaaaaccaccttaattgggagtagattcacacacccagcagagtctcgttatgcacccattgaaggagaggccttggctgtagtggaagcccttaacaaaaccagattcttcgtccttggatgccctagcttgttcatcgcagtggaccacaagcccctacttaaaatctttggtgatcgatcttttgaagacatctccaacgctcgccttcgaaacttaaaagaaaagacactacgataccgcttcgaaatggtccatgttcctggcacaaaacacaaagcagccgacacgctctcacgacatcccacaggcaatggtcctccaatgaaactacgtttgcaggacgacatcgcatccatgcactcctgcagtgatgaaataaaggatgatatcgactctgccctgcagtgtgcacacgttacatccctgcaaacccttggctcagtgacgtgggacaaagttcaaactgcaactaacagctgcccggactttcaacatctgatctcactgattgaaaatggcatccccgaggctaagaatgacgtaccaccgcatctccacgaataccataagttccgccacgaattgtatactgtagacggtgtagtcatctacaaagacagaattgtgatcccccccacccttcgtaaacaagtactccaagcccttcatgcggctcaccagggaatcacctcgatgacagcacgagcagattcgtctgtattttggcccggcatctctaaagatctccaagacacacgtatgaactgttatcactgtaaccgcattgcaccttcccaacccgcccttcccccacatccacaaaaccctcctgcctatccatttcagcatatttgtgccgattttttccactacaaaggacaacagtacctcgttgtagtggacaggtattcaaattggcctgtcatcgaacgcgcagcagatggtgccactgggcttatcaacagtctacggaggatattcgcaacatatggaattgctgatgagctttcttctgatggtggcccagagttctctgcaaaaatcactcaagatttccttcaggcttggggggtcgaccatcgtctttcctcaacctattttccccattctaattgtagggcagaggttggcgttaaaatagcgaaaagactcctcaccgacaacactgggcccacaggagacctgaacatcgacgcctttcagcgcgccgtccttcaataccggaatacccctgacaaagaaaccaaagtttctccagcTATGTGTATCTTCGGAAGGCCCATTAAGGATTTCATCCCCATCTTGCCAGGAAAATACAACCCCCATCCCACTTGGAGAAGCACCCTCGCACAACGCGAGGAAGCACTCCGGAATCGCCATATGAGAATGGCCGAGTACTGGACCGAGCACACTAAGCGGCCCCCGCCATTGAGAGTTGGCGACAACGTCCGCATCCAAAACCAGACAGGCCCGAACCCATTAAAATGGGACAAAACAGGCGTTGTGTCCGAAGTGCGTCAATTTGATCAGTACATTGTCAGGGTCGATGGCTCTGGAAGGGCTACTCTTCGCAACAGACAATTTCTGAGGAAATACATCCCTGCTATTCCAAGACGACCACGATTAACCATTGGATACCCAATTCCCCAGCACGAGAAATCACGTCACCGCCCATCATCGCCACCAGAACCTGATACAGAACCGCACTCTACTGATCGACTGGAAGTGCCACACCCTGCGCCTACATCTCCCACAGATGCCACACCACCCCCATCACCACGTCCTCAATCTCCCATAACACCTGTTCACCATCCACAGGCACCTGACGCAGCACTACATGATGCACACCCTGATGCCTCTCCtaataatttctttcaagctcccccaagtgcccttccggatcgtcctcagaggctgcgcaagaa